The genomic stretch AATGATGACGCAAAACCAAGTATTAAACCGCTAAATATTGGTATCCACCAAATTGCTAGAGCTAAAGGTATTGTATATTTAAGTTTCACTTGTATTTTCTCTCAATAACTGTTTTTAAGTCTATCTATTATTTTGACTACATTTAAAAAGTTAAATTAGTTTTTATCAGTTAAACTTAAAATGAAAAAAGTGATTTTTTAAATGATAAAAAATGGCAAAGTTCCTACTTGTAGTTAAATCCCAAGATCAATTGAATGTTAACACAGCAGTTAACGTAGCACAAGGGCTAAAAATGATGGGAGCGGAAGATGTCAAAATGGTATTTCTAGGACCTGGAATAACAGCATTAAATAAGAAAAATGATATATCACAAATATTGAGTAAAGCTAGTGAAAATCTTAGAAAAATGAGTATTAAAGTATATGCTTGTGAGATGGCAATGAAAAACTACAATGTTAACAGAGATGATCTAATCTTCTTTGACGAAATATCAAGAGGAGCTGACGTAATAGTTAAATTTGCAAACGAGGGTTATACAATACTAACCTTCTAAAGTCGTTAGAACTAAATAAGCACCATTTTTAACTAATGTAACCGTATCTAATATTTGGTTTTTTGTTAGTCCCTCGGAAAACACAATCTTACCTATTTGAATACTTTTTGGTATTTCAGCATCTGGAGGTATTAGGAAAAACTCCAAATTCATTCTCATTAAATCTAGCTTTATCCTCTTTAATAAGGATGGATTCTTTTTTAATTTATCAACATCTAGGTCAATTATTACTGTAATTATATAAAAGGTAGAGTTTGGATTAGTCCTAATTATTGAGACTTTTACACTATTCTCTACGGGGGGAGAAACAGTTATATGGAAATACGCATTACCAGAAGTCACTTTTTCAACCTTCATACCTAATTCTAAAAACCAATTATATATTTCAGTGTCTGTAGCCATTTTATGTACACCTTAGAGCTGAATCTCCCATACTTGAATCAACTTTATGTTGTGCAGTTGACTCTGCTAAAGACGTTATAGATTTTAGAATATTATCCGGTTGTAAATTAGTTGGGAAGGGATATTGCAGATTATTGCGATTCAACCAGTAAGCCTTAAATCCTATAGACTTCGCCACTATTATATCCTGTGGATTCGAAGATATTATAGTAATAGCTCCTTTAACACTATTAGTCCTTTTAGCAAGGTAGTCAAAAAATTCTGGCGAAGGCTTGTATCTCTTTATTTCCTCAGCCGAAATAACATCTTGAACAAACACATCTATATTATTTCTTAGTAAAAATTCTTTAACAAATCTCTTCTCAAAATTAGTAATTATAAAGATTCTAGCCCTATAACTTATTTCCTCTAACAATAACGAATCTTGATAAATTTCTAGCTTATCTAATTTAACTCCTTTCGCTTGCAATAGAACAGAATAGGGAACATAAACCTTAGCTAGCGTATAAGTAGTAATTACGCATTGCAACTCGTTTATATCTTTAGTTACATTATCTGGTACTTTAGCTATTGTATTTAGGAAATTAAATGCGAATACGTACATATTTATTTACCTCCTTTCAGCTTCAGGTAATTCTCGAGCCAAACCTTCGTTAACATTTTTTGTTTACACTCATTACACACATCGGTATACTGTGCCGTACCAGAAAATCCCATACCTATCAGAAGGGAATCTACCTTATTTTTAACCTTTACAGAACCTATCGGCTTACCACAATATCTACACTTAGCAAGAACAGCCTTATTTACAGTAATCTTCTTTAACTCCTTTATTTTAGCAAACCTCTCAACTTTTATAGCGTTCTCTGGACAGTTTTTAACACATCGTTGAGAACCAATACACATTGGAATATTATACTCAAGCGACATGGTATCACTAATATTCTTCAAATCAGGGACCATCATTTGACAAGCCCTTACGCAAACACCACATAAAACACACTTTTCTGGATCTATAGAGACGAAATAGATATCTGGAACTTCTGCTTCTTCGTCGAGCTTCACCTTATTCCTCATTTCTTCAATAGCCCATAAGTATAGGTTTCTTCTCCTATACTTCCTCAATGGTAATTCTTCTGGTATTAAGGATTTCCTTAGCTCATTTTTTAACTTAAGGTTTTGTAACTCCTCAATCTTAACTTTATAAATAGGTAGTTTTGAGCCAGGAAAATAAACCGGAATTTCATCTAATCTCTTTTTTTCAATCTCACTAATTTCATTATCAATTAGTAACACTGGGACTAACCCAGATGCATAGGTAATATAAAGGAAAATATCTGGAACTGAGGCCAAAGATGGTACTAATAAGGGATAATAACCCTCTTGTAAAGGAATATCCTTAAATTTAGTAAATATTATAGCTTTAGCCTTCTCATCATAATAATTTATACTGTTAATGAAATAAACCAACTGATCAGTTGTAAATGTTGGCATCTCTAAATAACCTAGATACCCTTTAGCAGTACAATAACCGCAATATGAACAATTCTCCGGGGAAGTTACTCCAACTCCCTCAACAGTTTTAGCTAATACCCCTTTAGGACATGAAGAAATAAGTGTATTAATTTCCCTTTCAGCAAAGATAGAATCGAAGAGAACAGGATAAGGCATATATTCATAAAGCTTAAACTTAATTAGTGAACGCCTTGAAATAGTAACATTTTTTACGGGCTGTAATCTATATACAAGTTCTTGTCTTGATAGCTTTCTTATGTAAGCCATAAGTAAAGCAAATCTATAATTCTCACTTTTATCAAAAAACCAAGAAAGGGGTAAAACCTCTATTGCTAGAGGATTTAAGCCTAGTCTTTCATCTGCATCAGCAACAAACTTACTCATATCGTACTCGGAAACTATTAGAAGACCTTGTAATTCGTTATCTCTAACATCATTAGCTAAATAATCACCAAATTCAGCTACATAAGGAATTCCACTTTCTTTATAAATTTTAACTAAAAATTCGTCTTTCAAAAATTCTCTGACCTTCTTGCTAACAACTAATCCAATATTCAATTTTTACCACCACCTAGTAAGTAAGAATTCTCGAAATCAATCCACTTTTTCAATTCCCTACACACAATTTTAAAAATATCAGATCTAGGGTCATTAATTACATCATTAATCCAATCTGGAATCCATCCTTGTATATGAGTTATAAAGAAATTTTTCTGATCCATTAAGTTCTTATAAACATCCCTTCTTTCTTGTCTCAAAGCTATCTCTTCTTTAATTAAGTAAGCCATGAATGCGAGAATATTAGAAATATGATCTTCTTCAAATACAAATTGATTCATGTAATTTAACTTTAATCTTCTTGAGCTGTAGAAACGCATAATATCATCCTTTCTAAACTTTGCTACTCTTTCTCCCATTAACGAAAAGAAACGTTTACTTTCAACTGGTGTTAAAGGTTTGACCCCAAGACCAGTTAAAAAAAGAGTCGTGTATTCAATCAGATAATCGCTTCTTTTAGAATCTGATAATTTTTCCCATATAGTCTTAAAATTAACAACAGAATTTATTTCTTGAATATCTTTTATCTTCTCTAGTTTTTTCATTAGCTGGGTATAATCCTCTTCATAATAATTATAAAGAAATAAGTGTGAAAAAGTGTCATATATTAAAAATCTCATAGAAGAGATTTCAAGAAGGGAAGACATATAAAAAACACCTTTAACTTGAAGAATTACCATTCTGTTCTGTATATGTAGAATTATTTCCTTGAGAACCTAAAATAACTACACCGTTTGAAGTCCATACGTTATAATATTCTGACTGGCTTAGTAATTCAACATCATTATCAGCAGCATATTCGCTACGCCATGGTAAATAACCACTAGCTGGGTTAGCACCAGTTTCAGGACCTAGAACAAATCCACCTTTATCTATAAACAATATATTACCAGGATCAGTTGGATCCAATCTATCAGCCCAAATTCTCGCTTGAACCATACAGCCGTGGATACATGCTGGAATTCTTTCTTCTGGAGGTAACGTTGGATCATAGATTCTATCAAAGCAGTGTGTACACTTCTTTGTTACACCTTCAACATAATCGAAGAATCTATTACCATAAGGACATGCATAAATACAGTATTTAGTTCCTATGCACTCATTATAATCAACTAAAACTATACCGTCCTCTTCTCTCTTAAATGTAGCACCCACCGGACATACTGGTACACATGGAGCATTCATACAATGGAAACAGTTTATTGGAATGTTGTAAACCTTAGTTTGAGGATAGTTACCAACTTCAACATAAAGTACTCTTAGCCAGAACATAACGTCCAATTCTCCATAGGGATTTAGATCTGGTAAAGGCCCGAACATTCCAGAAGTGTTCCATTCTTTACATGACATTTGACAGCCGGCACAGCCAAAACATTTGTTCAAGTCTGTTATTATAGCATAGTTTTTCTTTGGTGTGAAAGGAAGGGATTTTTGAATTCCACCTTCTTTCGGATTTAGAGTTATAGAGGACATACGAAATCACCTCCAAGCATATTCATAAAAAAGGACTAACTTGATGAAGATTCACCTGCAAACCCATACCTTATTTTATAATTACCTAGTTTGTAATCATTAGACGCTAAAGAGTAAGGAGCTACATAACTCCATAGAGATGTAGACTGCATATTATTAGCATTAAATCTTAGATGCGGTATATCTACCGCTTGTGCAAATGGTGCACCATTACTTGCACCACTTACACTTATTTGACCGCTCATTTGGTTAACAATTACTGACAATATATCTTGATTGGAGAAATCCTGGCCCATATAAACAAACCTATTGGCTGTAACACTTGTTTTAGTGGCTGATACTTTACCAACAATTTTTATTCTGCTATCATGCCATGCAGTTTGTCCAGTTATGGGATCTAAATACATTATTGGGAAAGCGTTATCACTCTGTGGTAACAATTGACCACCTCTAGATGGTGGCATGTATGATATATTAGCCCAGTTGTTCAATATACTATACTTTACTTGCGGAGAATCTGGGGTCATACCTCTAAAGTTTGGTAAAGCTTGAGCTGAAACCACTACCCAAGCTGCACCAGGTCTAGTTGCATTATCTAAGAATGCTATGGCTGTTAATGTAGTCCTTAGTCCTCCAGACCATGGTTCATTAACAGCTTCAAATTGTACAAAATCACCGCTTTGAATTCCCATACTTTTCACATAAGGATCAGCAGAACTTAACATAACTGGAGTATATGGCATTATTGCAGTCAGCCATGGTACATTAAAACTCCATGAATGGTAAGTCCTATCATGTCTCCTTACAAAGAATGTTAATGGGTATTCATTTAAGTCAATACCATCAGAAGTAATTTCTGATTTCCACGCAGGAGGTGGATAATAGCCTCCGAATGGTCTATGATAATCAAGTAAATTCTTAGCTAAAGCTTGACCATATGAATCACTGGGTAAGACACTTTTAACTAAAAATTGCGAGTTACCAGTTTTCAGATAGAAATAGTAATAAGCCGCATTATATCCTTGCCATTTCCCAGCAGCAGCCAATCTGAACTTCTGTAAATATTCTAAGTAAATCCTATGAACATAGGGCAAACCAATTGGCCCGTAGGCTCCAGGCATATAAGCACCCCAACCCTTGAAGTAGAACATGTTTACGTTTCTCATATACCTTATTGATGGTGGTAAGACATAAACTGCTCCTCCTTTTCCGACCTTCACAAATCCTGGGTTAATATCCTCTAATGTCATTTGTCCGGCTGCATACTTTGTTATTATATTTTGAAGCATTTGTTTTAATTTAGGCTGGAATTTAACTGGAATTCTAAAGTAATGTTCAATACCACTAGACCTTTGATTAGCGGCAATCTTATAGGTTGGAGCTGTTGAGAAGTTTTGTCCTTGAGGTACGCTATTTAATATTTGATTTATAACATCTTGTTGATTGGCACCATTGGGTACAAAAGACGCATATAGCTTTAGTTGTTGAGGATTAGGTGACTGTTTACCTTCAGCATCTGTAAGTATGTACTCAAAGTTACTTCCGTAGCCAGCTATTAAAATTCCGCCCTTTAAAATAAACATACCAGATGATATTAATCCGGGCTGACCTTGTTGTAATATTGTTGTCCCAGTTACTGGGTCGTGAATAGTTACTGGGCTAATTAATGGTAAACCAGTTACAGGATCTTGTGTCGTATAATGTGGATTCTTAGTTGGATCAATAGTATTACTTTGATTTGGATATATTCTTAAGAGCCATGCTAATGTTAATAAGAAATCACCAGCACTTAAAACTGGATACATTGCTGGTAACACTGGCCAGTTTAATGAATCAGATGGTCCTTGAGGTAAGCTGGTTGGTCTATCGAAGGTAGAATGAAAACCATAAATTTCTAGGAAGGATAAGTCTGGAATTACTAAATCTACTACATTATTTGTCTCTTGCATAAATAAATCTATACTTATCGTGAATGGAATAATATAATTTCCATTATTATCTTTCTCTGTTACTTTCTGTAAAAGATCTGTTAGAGTATAAGCATTATTCCAGTAAGGTGCTGTAATATACCACATCATTGCTTGAACAGTATAAGGAACGACTTGATTTGGATATTTATTCATAAAATATGTTGTATACGCAACAGCGCTAATTGATCTTTGAGTTGTTAACGGAATTTCCCAACTATATCCTCTATCTACTAGTAGAGGTCTTCCAGTCTTATAAATTACCAAATCATCCGGACCATCTGGGAATCCATAAGGACCAGCACCAACTATTTCTACGTTTTTAATATCTACAGTACCGTCATTATAAATGTATTCTGTCTTTAGGAATCCAGACCTAGTCTTAGGGAATGTTAAATTACTTCCTTGAATTGCACTTGTAATGTCTGGATCTAAAGTTGGTGTATTAGCTAGTGGATGAGGAGGTACTGCATGACCTGGGAAATAGTGAGGATATGGATACTTATATAGGTCAGCACCCGGATTGTCCCATGCACCTATTACTAAGACTAAATAATAATACGCTGCGGCACTCATAAAACCATTAGCATGCGCGGCTAATCCTCTCATAAAATAAATTGAGACCGGTCTTCCCACAACGTGATCGTGATATCTACCCAAGTAGTCTATCCATTTAGCTGGCTCATAAATAGATTTCTGGAATGCTACGGTAGCTATTTCATTGGCTATCCTAACAATAGTATTATGCGGTATTCCAGTAACATCAGCTACATTTAAAACACCATATTGAGGAGATTG from Sulfolobus sp. S-194 encodes the following:
- a CDS encoding HAD family hydrolase: MYVFAFNFLNTIAKVPDNVTKDINELQCVITTYTLAKVYVPYSVLLQAKGVKLDKLEIYQDSLLLEEISYRARIFIITNFEKRFVKEFLLRNNIDVFVQDVISAEEIKRYKPSPEFFDYLAKRTNSVKGAITIISSNPQDIIVAKSIGFKAYWLNRNNLQYPFPTNLQPDNILKSITSLAESTAQHKVDSSMGDSALRCT
- a CDS encoding molecular chaperone TorD family protein, encoding MSSLLEISSMRFLIYDTFSHLFLYNYYEEDYTQLMKKLEKIKDIQEINSVVNFKTIWEKLSDSKRSDYLIEYTTLFLTGLGVKPLTPVESKRFFSLMGERVAKFRKDDIMRFYSSRRLKLNYMNQFVFEEDHISNILAFMAYLIKEEIALRQERRDVYKNLMDQKNFFITHIQGWIPDWINDVINDPRSDIFKIVCRELKKWIDFENSYLLGGGKN
- a CDS encoding 4Fe-4S dicluster domain-containing protein, yielding MNIGLVVSKKVREFLKDEFLVKIYKESGIPYVAEFGDYLANDVRDNELQGLLIVSEYDMSKFVADADERLGLNPLAIEVLPLSWFFDKSENYRFALLMAYIRKLSRQELVYRLQPVKNVTISRRSLIKFKLYEYMPYPVLFDSIFAEREINTLISSCPKGVLAKTVEGVGVTSPENCSYCGYCTAKGYLGYLEMPTFTTDQLVYFINSINYYDEKAKAIIFTKFKDIPLQEGYYPLLVPSLASVPDIFLYITYASGLVPVLLIDNEISEIEKKRLDEIPVYFPGSKLPIYKVKIEELQNLKLKNELRKSLIPEELPLRKYRRRNLYLWAIEEMRNKVKLDEEAEVPDIYFVSIDPEKCVLCGVCVRACQMMVPDLKNISDTMSLEYNIPMCIGSQRCVKNCPENAIKVERFAKIKELKKITVNKAVLAKCRYCGKPIGSVKVKNKVDSLLIGMGFSGTAQYTDVCNECKQKMLTKVWLENYLKLKGGK
- a CDS encoding DUF2299 domain-containing protein; its protein translation is MATDTEIYNWFLELGMKVEKVTSGNAYFHITVSPPVENSVKVSIIRTNPNSTFYIITVIIDLDVDKLKKNPSLLKRIKLDLMRMNLEFFLIPPDAEIPKSIQIGKIVFSEGLTKNQILDTVTLVKNGAYLVLTTLEG
- a CDS encoding DsrE family protein encodes the protein MAKFLLVVKSQDQLNVNTAVNVAQGLKMMGAEDVKMVFLGPGITALNKKNDISQILSKASENLRKMSIKVYACEMAMKNYNVNRDDLIFFDEISRGADVIVKFANEGYTILTF
- a CDS encoding 4Fe-4S dicluster domain-containing protein; its protein translation is MSSITLNPKEGGIQKSLPFTPKKNYAIITDLNKCFGCAGCQMSCKEWNTSGMFGPLPDLNPYGELDVMFWLRVLYVEVGNYPQTKVYNIPINCFHCMNAPCVPVCPVGATFKREEDGIVLVDYNECIGTKYCIYACPYGNRFFDYVEGVTKKCTHCFDRIYDPTLPPEERIPACIHGCMVQARIWADRLDPTDPGNILFIDKGGFVLGPETGANPASGYLPWRSEYAADNDVELLSQSEYYNVWTSNGVVILGSQGNNSTYTEQNGNSSS
- a CDS encoding twin-arginine translocation signal domain-containing protein gives rise to the protein MSNLKLTRRDFLKLSGITALTTAILLEGGSVIDKVFRGQEDFTYTLNYPNDEVVYGNCFQCLGRCSLEIVRTPQGFPRFITGTIGWHINDGGVCPRGASDVYYYFAPARLRFPLLRASDRGSGKWIAIDYDTAYDIIINGANASSWSKLGLSPQQLGIGNFSGLLKIREENPHALAFFQGRDQLIPGITAGFFAGNYGTANSGAHGGFCSMNVYTAGVYVTGAPVWEYAGPDEERAQYFILAGLAGDHFPNWMRRIIARIRENGGKVVTIAPERFGFYSVSDEHLFINPATDGALAMGWIRALVDFHYYVYKAYLASTGQGSPVLNPQTLQPVSPAYDPSSGQLIMQTVTPNGQVVQLPQFGDIPQTAVFPHVDEEFLRYYTNLSWLVIVNPNPQNGDCLDPTDPTAGNNVGLHLRMPVSNEEYSSSHPWLEAIMGSDGNVYSYVDTPWQKGVFPILTLDELPSSMQSQIIQVPYKLKNGQVVKVPAIQVTVPKALGSNETITLTVTTAFELFRAELLNYDPYTPYQQSPQYGVLNVADVTGIPHNTIVRIANEIATVAFQKSIYEPAKWIDYLGRYHDHVVGRPVSIYFMRGLAAHANGFMSAAAYYYLVLVIGAWDNPGADLYKYPYPHYFPGHAVPPHPLANTPTLDPDITSAIQGSNLTFPKTRSGFLKTEYIYNDGTVDIKNVEIVGAGPYGFPDGPDDLVIYKTGRPLLVDRGYSWEIPLTTQRSISAVAYTTYFMNKYPNQVVPYTVQAMMWYITAPYWNNAYTLTDLLQKVTEKDNNGNYIIPFTISIDLFMQETNNVVDLVIPDLSFLEIYGFHSTFDRPTSLPQGPSDSLNWPVLPAMYPVLSAGDFLLTLAWLLRIYPNQSNTIDPTKNPHYTTQDPVTGLPLISPVTIHDPVTGTTILQQGQPGLISSGMFILKGGILIAGYGSNFEYILTDAEGKQSPNPQQLKLYASFVPNGANQQDVINQILNSVPQGQNFSTAPTYKIAANQRSSGIEHYFRIPVKFQPKLKQMLQNIITKYAAGQMTLEDINPGFVKVGKGGAVYVLPPSIRYMRNVNMFYFKGWGAYMPGAYGPIGLPYVHRIYLEYLQKFRLAAAGKWQGYNAAYYYFYLKTGNSQFLVKSVLPSDSYGQALAKNLLDYHRPFGGYYPPPAWKSEITSDGIDLNEYPLTFFVRRHDRTYHSWSFNVPWLTAIMPYTPVMLSSADPYVKSMGIQSGDFVQFEAVNEPWSGGLRTTLTAIAFLDNATRPGAAWVVVSAQALPNFRGMTPDSPQVKYSILNNWANISYMPPSRGGQLLPQSDNAFPIMYLDPITGQTAWHDSRIKIVGKVSATKTSVTANRFVYMGQDFSNQDILSVIVNQMSGQISVSGASNGAPFAQAVDIPHLRFNANNMQSTSLWSYVAPYSLASNDYKLGNYKIRYGFAGESSSS